The DNA region aTTAAGTTAAATCTCATTTAATGCTGATATGTTTCTATtagtttaaactgaaataaaatgaattgttCACTAAAAATGTGTACATGAAAACTgattaccctcaggccatccgagatgtagatgtgtttgttttgaaacagatttggaacaaTTTAGAATTGtgtttatcagctctcattctgatggcacccattcacaccagtaatgctaaatttcctcaaatctgttccgatgaagaaacaaaatctacatcttggatgacattttaagttgaataaaatttttaatatattttttaaaaaatccttatcATTCAATAAAAATTAGacgattacatttttttttgattatttagaaATAACACTTATATCTAAACACTTTTTATGGAGTTTATTAGTAGATTTGTAGACACAAAGTGTAATAAGACTTGACTTGGTTGAGTTGAGTGAATGAATCGAATGATTATTACTACTACAGTGTAACCAGCAGAAAGGGTCACTAAACAAATCAGTGTATAAATCTGAATCTTTTTAGTAAATAGATTCAAAAGAGTCATCTGGATGAATCAAAGTGAAATGCTTTGAAATGCGGTATGGTGGACACTTACGGTACAAGGTGGCTGCATCCACGGTTCTCCATCAATCTGCATGGGCAAAGGCTTCTTTGTTCTATAAATAAATGAGTGTAGGTACATTTttagaaacaaaaataaccagTGAATCATTTAATGGGCAATTGCTTGGGTGACTGACTAAGCACACATTCACATTATATGACTCAATAGTGGTTGACAGAGTGTTACAGAATAAATTGACCATCCCCATTTAATAACAAAAGAATTAATGAgatgtcatttaaatattttacttttgaaaAAGCGAACAGTCAAGTATGCAAATGCATGTAGACTAGATAGTTAAACATGTCTGAGCATGTCATGACTGGTTTGTGCCTGTATGAGCTTGTTTAAGAACATTTGCTGGTAAGCGTTTGTCTCACCTGATGGTAATCTGAGATGTTTTGGCGAGTCGGACTGCGCTCTTCAGCCCTGTGTATATCTGTCCCATTTCAATGGCTCCTTCCAATCCCACCAGCTCCACACGTTTGTCGCTCATGTCTGTTTGGAGACAGTCTGTTGAGTGTTTCGGATAATCTTCATATTAAAAGTTTCTCCATGCATTGAAGGAAACGTACCTTGTGGGCTCACTTTTAAGACTTCGGGGTCTATTATGACTTCAGGCAAGTCCTGCTCCGCTCTGTCACTTTTTTTGGCTTCGCCCCACAGGTTAGAGCCGCCGTGCATGCTGGGAATGTTGAGGACAGCGATGCCTTCCAGAGAAAGATTACTGAGATCCAACTGGGTCCCGCAACACTGGATAAGGCCAGACAGAGGCTCTGGGGTCAGTTCTGTTACGTTTTTCATATTCAAAATGATTTCTAGCTGAATGCTTCTAACGTGCGTAAGCAGATTTTTAAGTAATGAATTGCATTTGCTTCATATTCTGAATTAATGCCCCTGATCTGGTAGATTGAAATGTTCCTGGCTTGAGCTCTGACAGAAGACTAATACCAGAAGCAGGTTAATAACAGGTGTTAGCACTCTAATGCCCTCACTGTGCTCATGCTTTTAAGCTGATGCCTTTTGATGGGCTTTCAACACAAGGAAAGAAGCAGCAAGGCTGGCTGGAATGATCAATAACCTCTTTGAACTTAGATGCGAGTGTGATCCTTTTTTGTAAGGTGTTTTTTTCTTACCTCAATGGTGAGACACTCTTTGAGTTTTTTACAAGAAGCTGAGATCGTCTCGGACGTGGCAAATTCAAAATACCACAGTTTGTTCTTCATTCTGTAAGAAAGTATATATGCATGAAAACGAAGCCACACACTGACTGCTGATCATTTTCTTGATGGTGtttatgatttatgtttttgataattaaattgaATGTTAGGAAAACTgcttttcaaaaacaacaacaaaactattaCATACACTATAGTTAAAAGTTTGCAGTCagtgtaatttttaaatgtttttgaaagaagtctcttatgcttaccaatgctgcaaatatttgataaaaaatacagtaaaaacagtaatattgtgaaatatcattacaattttaaataacaattttctatttgtatgttttataatgaATTCTTTTGATGCAAAGctttctgatatgctgatttgatatatatatatatatatatatatatataaaatatactgtatatagatagatagatagatagatagatatctaaattgtaaaaaaaatttactatcactttaaatgaattttaatgctgaattaatttaataaaaaataaataataataataataataataatagtaatattttgtttgcagttataattatctttattacagttacattaattaaattcCAGGAAATAATCAGCaaaaatttaatatgtttttttatttatttaagaaaagcactctatttcattcaaacaaacaaccTACATTTACAATggttttcattaagtttaaaaagaattttaattaataaatgaaaaattatttaatgtttcctACAAATAATTGACATCAAATCCACTGTTCTGCTGTGCATTGTAAAGAACATTAGACATACACCCTGTTTACAAACATCACATAATTATAAAAGGCCAAGACTGAGTAATTGACTTacatcataaatattaaaattaggtGATGGATTTtgtgtatatatctttttttttttaaataaatacatattgatGAGAAGATCTGTGGACTCTAGTGGGGTCCTAGTTTGCAACATGCCCACCTGCTGTTAAACTTCTGTGGGTGTTTCTCTCTCATGGTGTGGAAGCGGTGAGCAATGGAGGCATCCTGTTCCACAAACAATCAATACAGTCAGAATCATAAATATACTAAGAGCTAAATAACCAAGtttttcaaataacattatattggcagagaaacagaaagaaaatgagaggATTGAAAGTACATAAAAGTGAATATAATCAAGGTCATGTTTCAGATGAATGCAGTACTGAATGTGTCATACCACTCCAATGGAGAAGTAGTTGTTGATGATTTCGTAGGGCACAGGGTCACCTCTCTCCTGACTGTCCTCCAGGGTCACCTGTATGCTCCAGCGATCCATCGGAACCATAGAACTGCCCTCAATGTCCTTCAGGATCCGGCCCAGATCCATTCCATCATAACCTATAACATTATAACAGTGAAAAACACTAGAAATATACATAAAAGCACATGTTCAAGTTTCAAGTTCAGCTTTTGCCCTCACCTCCTCCCCATCGAAGACAGCGTGCAAGATCATTTCCTGTGCCAAGAGGAAGCACGGCCACCGGGGGGCGCATTGGCAGGTTGGCTTTATCTATGAGGAATTAGAAAGAACATTTGGTTGAAAGTGAAATGAGAGCTAAACATACATATACTCTTTGGTTTTGCTTTGAGCATCACACAATGTATGTTTGATTTAGTTTCCAACCTATAGCGTCAAGGATCCAGCCAACTGTGCCGTCACCTCCACAAACTAATATTCTATAGTCGGGCAGATCTCTGAAGAAACATAACCTGGTTTGGAAATAAAAGGTCATATATATTACAACCACTTTACAAGcttctgttaaagttttaaacCCAATATATCACCACCCACAActataaaattcaaaatgtggTTCATACACCATGCGTTTTTCAATCTTaagctatttttaatagttttgttgtcCATAAGTTCAGTCAAGTGGATCCAGGGCATGAATAAAGACATACATATGCTAAAATAGTAGTGAAATCCTTACCCTGGTCCCGGTCCACCATTGGAAAGGTTATAAACCTGCCGAGGATTCAACAAGTACTGGAATTTCCGAAGGATTCTATAAGAACGCACATTTTGTGagtaaaaattatgatttaaaatagtcATATCTAAGACACACAGGCAATTAGACAACAactgatagatggatggatggatggaaggaagagTTCTCACCTCTCCCCTTGTTTACCACCACTTTTAGGATTCACAAACACCAAAAGAGGATGAGTGTCAGCAATTGGGTTTATCTGATCGGGTACAGAAAGTGTTAGTTTCATTCAGTATCTGTTGTCTCTTTCTGGGAAAGCTGAAACAGTCCAGGCTGAGTCTTACCTGTAGTACCTGTCCATCAGGTGTAGTGTTGTGGTCACTGTCGTCACTTGCTAATGAGCAGCCATTCTTTATGCAGTTCGTCCTCTCCTAAGTGAGGAAACAAAGAACAGAAGATATAATTAATCCAATTAACCTATGCTTTTGTCTTCTATATAAGCAGACCTCTAATCTTTTAACCATTTAAACCTTGGAACTTTGCAGGCTATATTtatctaatatacagtataaatataaaataataatgtaagccTATATTTAAGTGGATTCTGCTGTATACTACAGATGCAAATCCTGAGAGTCGAATCCATGGAATTAAGTAGGTCTTCCAAACAGACTTGAATTTGCATTACCTTGATGACGGGATAAATGGCCCACGGTGGTAAGATATGATCTCTGAAAGGGCCACAATCACATTCAAAGGGTTCCTGGGTTGCACACTCATCATGTCTCTAAAATATGACAGTAAAAATCatgtaatgaaaatgacaaactgACCTGCTTCATATGTGATATTTTATCAACGGTAATTCTtaagtgcatttcttttttttttttttttatcttttattatataaagATTTTCGGCAACTGTATATTGTAGCTTTTCAGAAAGTCTCAGTCTCACCATGGAGTGACACCAGACACATCGTTTCCCAGTGAGGCCATGCAAGCTCTTTATCTTCTTCTGACACCGGTCACACTTCCcagaatcacagtttccactcACCCAGTCATGGGCCGCAATCTGCATGCAAACAAATTTGATTTCCAGTGTCCACTTGATGGCAGTACTAAAGAAAAACACTTGCCCTGGGCCCAATAAGTCAGATATACAATAGAATAATGTCCTTAGTGAGACACCCTCATCACAGAACCCGTGACAAGAAGaaataaactgatattttttaatacatgtagCCAATTTTTAGACTATTTGAAGAAGAtgagtagattatttttgttccttttttctttaattcttattctgtgaaggaatttactttttaaaatacaattttagaaataatatgtAACTTATAGAGGTAGCATTTAatagcattttttatgttttatgcatattactttttacattattacacttATTATGTCATGCAATTCTGGGATGGGATTTATCTGTATtggttttaaatttagttaatttaaaaaaaaatgaacaaataaaggTTTTCTTACCCCTGTCTCTTTCTTTGACATCACATATGTGCGGGAGCACGGAGCCGGGTTTTTATTTGCACACCGACCATGGACTGTGTATTTGCAGCCTGTGTGTAATAGCAAATGATTGTGACACCTGAACTGAATCAGAAGTAAACATATGGATTTGCAAGGTTATGCATAACTATATAGCTAGGTAGATAAACCACAATATATGTTAGCACACTGGATTTCTGGAATATATCTTGAAAAGTTTAGCATCTTATTgctaaaatgaaacatttcattgGCAGTCTGGAAATGTTGATTACATTTGCAAAGCAATCTGTGATCTTTTCTTGTAAATTACCCAGAATATCACTTACAGGTGCAGCAGAGACCCTGTTTGCGCAGCCCCAGGAGCATATTCTGGCAGACGTTGCAGTACACAGGCTTGTTGAAATGTTTCATCCTCCACAGGTGCTGGCCGTCTCTTTGGGTCATTTGGGAAAGCAGAACAACATCATGTTAGAAAACATCTTTTctgctaatgtgactgcaccaCAATTCATGAGCGATGTGTGGTTCATGAACAAATCAGTTTGATTTTTGAACTGGATCAATTGGTTCAATTAAAAGAATCAGCTCTTTCATTCACAGCTTTGGTTGTTAACATCAACTCACTGACACAGTTACAGTTTACTGGAGGGAAAGTTTAGCAGTAGATCATCACACAATGATATtgcattacttaaaatatatcagcTGAGTCACTTGAACTACTTTTTGGTGTTTCTTTGccatttttgaagcttaaaaaacTCTATGGCCTTTGTTGTAATAGGGAAAAAACATGCGTGAAGATTAACCAGAAATTCTCCTCCTGtgcttcacacaaaaaaataacagcaaacgggtttggaataacattagggtgataaatgatgacataatttttagtTCTGGACAAACACCTTTAATACATAAGATGAAATGTACTCATCTATTAAAAGAAACAGATGACAACACAAGCGTAAATGAAATACTAATCAGTGGAAAGTGTTTATGAACCACTCTAAGTGAGTCACAAGAGTTGTTTTCTTGTTTACTTCACATTGCTTCCTTATCTTACACCTACTGGCCATTCTTTATGAATTCAACGGCCGGCTGGAGGTGGTTAGGGTGGGTTGAGTACATTGACTCACGCAGTAACATCAGAGAATTAGTAATAATTCAGAATATAATTGGTTTGGATGACTCAGGTGGGAACTTCAGGGGGCCGAACAGTAGGTCAGAAACTGTAGCCCACACAGCCATGCTGTAACTGGGCCTGATGGCTCAGCATAGCCCCCTTGTGCCACTTGGGCAGATGGAAATAGCACGTGGGGAAGTCCCTGGCTTTGATACATGGTAAAGCATAACCATGATACAAAGCTCTGACTCACAAATGCAAGACAGGAATGTAAGTTTAGGCTGAGTAAATTCATGTGATTAAAATAATCTATATGACGGCACAAACTACATTTGCTGTAACGTAACAACGACCGTCTTGTAGTTGTAAATTCTGCACTGACTTTGCCTATGTGGTTTAACTGTGAACCATGCCTAATAGTGCTAAATGCACATTTCTTGTGTGAAAGTGCCACTGGCTTAGCATTTAAAAGGTTGAACTTTGCGTTTCATTATATGTAGCTGTAATTAGTCATGGAAAAAAAGTTGCTGTTAACTCTGTGGCTTGTCTCCAGGTCATGCACTAGCACAGTATGGACAGACACAAGAGTCTCAGGAGTTTAGATAGCTTATGTTCCCCCTCCAGAGGAGTGTGAATCCAGCTACTGCTCTAGTGTTACTTGCAGGATGCTAGCTTGAGCAAGCTGCCAAGTGGCTTGTGTGAATAGATGCATGTCAGAGATATTCTGAACACATACCTTCTTCAGATGCATGCTTATTTTAATAAGATGTCATGTAAAGTACATCTTATGCATGAGATGCTAATGAGATGCAAGGGATATCTGGTTTGCAAAAATTCACGAGTCTATTTGCGTCTTACTGCTGGTATATACATGCCTCCTGGTTGTGAACCACCACAGTCACAAAATCTATATGGGTTTACCACTGACAAATTCTTAAAGTTTTGAATCTGGTCCACCCATCATGACTATACCCGCAAAAGTGTGTGGACACTTGGGCACCACATCCATGTGtgcttgttaaaaataaaaatttaaaataatagtaaaataaaataaaattaaacaaataaaaatgtaaataataattttatctatctatctatctatctatctatctatctatatatatacactgtatataaaataaaataaaatattcatatgaaatcattcttatatgatgataaaataaaattgtacaatttatcaaaggtaaaaataaaataaaacaacaaaaatatgacaataaaataaatatataaaaaaaaataaaaaattaattaaacaatatggTAATATACTTTTGGTTGTACTTAaaagtatgtgtgtgcgtgcaagcATGTATTGGACATGTCACTGTTGCTTGCACTAGTGCAAAGTCAGCAGGCTTTTGGTATGCTATACTGAGGTTGAGCCAGAGGAGAGAGCgcaataaatacatacatctactaaattttaatgttttctttttgcttCTGAGCAGTGTAATCTGAGGAACACGCTTGTACACTCCAAAAATAGCAGCTCTCTGACATTGCATCTGAAACTGTGAGAATCTATGCTTGTGTTTTCCTACCTTAAGTCCCAGCAAAACCAGCAGCGGGACGTTATTCATTCCCCCCTCCACCCATTCCTGTAATGACACCGTTCCACTGCTATCTGCGTCAATCGCTGTCATCATATCTTTCAGCACCTGAGAACAAGCACATTGTGCAATGAGAAAGTATATGCTTTTGTATTAATGTGTTTCTGTTGTGACCTGTACATGATGTATCTAAATCATCACTTCATTTGTATCAGAAGAAGCAACATATGCAAACGATCTtgtcagatttattttttctcttccttATTTTGCCCCATGGCAAGTTGATTCATGCCAAATGAGGAGGAATTTCTCTTCAGCAAGGTGTGGTTAAGATGGAAAATACCTTGTCGAACACATAAGCATTTCACTTCTTCTCagcaaaaatcacacacacacacacacacacacacacacacacacacacacacacacacacacacacacaaacaaacaaaacacaactcaCAGGCCTCAGTTCGGACACATCCCAACCGAGGTAATCTGCTGCGTGCATCATCTGGGCAATAATGCGGTCCACTTCCTGTTTTTCAGAAACATGACTCGTTATAGATATTACCGAATGATGTAATTTGAGCATGATGATTTAGTTTTGTTACATAATGAGGAATTGGAAGTAGATTATATTTCAGGCTAAGACCACCCACCGAACTGTCCAGGACACCGTTGCCATCTCTGTCATAGAGCCTGAAGGCAACT from Cyprinus carpio isolate SPL01 chromosome B23, ASM1834038v1, whole genome shotgun sequence includes:
- the LOC109063347 gene encoding diacylglycerol kinase alpha-like; protein product: MSDQGESDDRELRPVDFIQLQQYIDYCSLKVKDVLKEFNADGRLAKYRHGECIDEEGFRLFLKTYLEVEDFPTDLCKRLFRSFQNSESAKSYENREVFLKDVSCYFSLLEDGQPRDKLEFAFRLYDRDGNGVLDSSEVDRIIAQMMHAADYLGWDVSELRPVLKDMMTAIDADSSGTVSLQEWVEGGMNNVPLLVLLGLKMTQRDGQHLWRMKHFNKPVYCNVCQNMLLGLRKQGLCCTCCKYTVHGRCANKNPAPCSRTYVMSKKETGIAAHDWVSGNCDSGKCDRCQKKIKSLHGLTGKRCVWCHSMRHDECATQEPFECDCGPFRDHILPPWAIYPVIKERTNCIKNGCSLASDDSDHNTTPDGQVLQINPIADTHPLLVFVNPKSGGKQGERILRKFQYLLNPRQVYNLSNGGPGPGLCFFRDLPDYRILVCGGDGTVGWILDAIDKANLPMRPPVAVLPLGTGNDLARCLRWGGGYDGMDLGRILKDIEGSSMVPMDRWSIQVTLEDSQERGDPVPYEIINNYFSIGVDASIAHRFHTMREKHPQKFNSRMKNKLWYFEFATSETISASCKKLKECLTIECCGTQLDLSNLSLEGIAVLNIPSMHGGSNLWGEAKKSDRAEQDLPEVIIDPEVLKVSPQDMSDKRVELVGLEGAIEMGQIYTGLKSAVRLAKTSQITIRTKKPLPMQIDGEPWMQPPCTIHITHKNQASMLMGPQVKSGFFNLK